A single genomic interval of Anaerobacillus sp. CMMVII harbors:
- a CDS encoding GNAT family N-acetyltransferase — MGIVYKESVEISYDEIYNLYQNLNWTSYTNDMPRLVSAINHSLTVVSAWDEEKLVGLIRVVGDGLTIIYIQDILVLEAYQNKGIGSELMSRILTKYGDVRQKVLLTEDSIAVRSFYEKHRFESCDKGKLVAFAKLL; from the coding sequence ATGGGTATTGTATATAAAGAAAGTGTTGAGATCTCTTATGACGAAATCTATAATCTTTATCAAAATTTGAACTGGACTTCTTATACGAATGATATGCCAAGGCTAGTCTCAGCAATTAATCATTCGTTAACTGTGGTGTCAGCTTGGGATGAAGAAAAACTTGTAGGATTAATTAGAGTCGTTGGTGATGGTCTTACGATTATTTATATCCAAGATATTTTAGTGTTAGAGGCTTATCAAAATAAGGGGATTGGCTCAGAGTTAATGAGCAGAATTTTAACCAAGTATGGTGATGTTAGACAAAAAGTTTTATTGACGGAGGATTCAATTGCTGTACGGTCATTTTATGAGAAGCATAGGTTCGAGTCTTGTGATAAAGGTAAACTGGTTGCATTTGCAAAATTACTCTAG
- a CDS encoding metallophosphoesterase yields MKPIKKLLLFILAVFFFWFLYYQNNGLTITEYEIQSSKLPESFEGFTIVQLSDLHNKSYGKTLPRKVNQTNPNIIVFTGDLVDQKNDNEFESLQLMEELMQIAPVYFVTGNHEWWAGNFSSLENQLKIIGVKVLRNSFEVIELAEEEIVLIGIDDPAVASVVDEFSTVERALEDALVGVSDQFSILLSHRPEMFSLYVAFEFDLIFSGHAHGGQIRLPFLGGLIAPNQGFFPKYTSGVHRESNSTMIINRGLGNSIIPQRLFNRPEIVVVNLERLKPF; encoded by the coding sequence ATGAAACCTATTAAAAAGTTGCTGCTCTTTATTTTAGCTGTATTTTTCTTCTGGTTTTTATATTATCAAAATAATGGTTTAACAATTACTGAGTACGAGATACAGTCAAGTAAACTACCTGAGAGTTTCGAAGGGTTTACGATTGTACAATTGTCGGACTTACATAATAAATCGTACGGAAAAACATTACCTAGAAAAGTAAATCAAACCAATCCAAATATCATAGTTTTCACAGGTGATTTGGTTGATCAAAAAAATGATAACGAATTTGAGAGTCTTCAGTTAATGGAAGAGCTAATGCAAATAGCGCCTGTTTACTTTGTTACTGGGAATCACGAATGGTGGGCGGGGAACTTCAGTTCATTAGAAAATCAATTAAAAATCATTGGTGTGAAAGTGCTAAGAAATAGCTTTGAAGTGATAGAATTGGCTGAAGAAGAAATAGTTCTCATCGGTATTGATGATCCAGCAGTCGCTAGTGTGGTTGACGAGTTTAGTACGGTGGAAAGAGCCTTAGAAGATGCCTTAGTTGGTGTATCGGATCAATTTTCAATTTTACTTTCGCACCGTCCTGAAATGTTTTCTTTATATGTTGCTTTTGAATTTGATTTAATTTTTTCGGGTCATGCCCATGGTGGTCAAATTAGGCTGCCATTTCTAGGAGGCCTTATTGCACCCAATCAAGGCTTTTTTCCGAAATATACGTCAGGTGTACATCGAGAAAGCAATTCTACGATGATCATCAATCGTGGCCTAGGGAATAGTATCATCCCGCAAAGACTATTTAATAGACCAGAGATTGTGGTTGTAAACCTAGAAAGATTGAAACCTTTTTAG
- a CDS encoding uridine kinase, whose protein sequence is MQHDCSFEELLNQINSTVRKQKTLLIGIDGCGGSGKSTLAARIKESYQNVTIVHMDDFYLPSAQIIQSPPADKPVGADFDWKRVFKQVLDPLLKNQEGYYQRYDWPSDRLAEWHVVPIAGIVVIEGCYSLRNELATSYDLKIWVETPRETRLLRGIERDGEAARSKWENDWMVSEDIYLELQKPKQRVDIVMKGTE, encoded by the coding sequence TTGCAACATGATTGTTCTTTCGAAGAGTTACTAAACCAAATAAATTCAACGGTACGAAAGCAAAAAACTTTACTAATAGGAATTGATGGTTGTGGAGGCTCAGGAAAAAGTACCTTAGCAGCTCGTATTAAAGAAAGCTATCAAAACGTGACAATTGTCCATATGGACGATTTTTATCTTCCATCCGCACAAATCATTCAATCACCTCCAGCAGATAAACCAGTTGGGGCAGATTTTGATTGGAAGCGAGTTTTTAAGCAGGTTTTGGATCCGCTTCTTAAAAATCAGGAGGGCTATTATCAGCGCTATGATTGGCCGTCAGATCGTTTAGCTGAGTGGCATGTGGTTCCAATTGCTGGAATTGTCGTCATTGAAGGCTGTTATTCGCTTCGTAATGAACTAGCTACTAGCTACGATCTAAAGATCTGGGTAGAAACACCACGAGAAACAAGGCTTCTGCGAGGTATTGAAAGAGACGGCGAAGCAGCTCGTAGTAAATGGGAAAATGATTGGATGGTTTCTGAAGATATTTATCTTGAACTACAAAAACCAAAACAACGAGTTGACATAGTGATGAAGGGTACGGAGTAA
- a CDS encoding TrkH family potassium uptake protein, protein MFSQRKWFNIKLTSVQMIVLFYLVAVITATILFSLPISHKPGVELSFLDAIFTAVSAVSVTGLTVVSTADTFSVTGIFMLAFVLQFGGIGIMTLGTFIWLILGKKIGLRERQLIMTDQNRGTFSGLVQLTREIFKLIVIIEAIGAVILGLYFLKYFPTWQEAFLQGFFASVSATTNAGFDITGTSLMPFADDYFVQSINMILLILGAIGFPVLMEVKEFVRNRKHKKKFNFSLFTKLTTITFFGLTILGTIFILIFDWSNFLLDKSWHEKFFYALFQSVTTRNGGLATMEVSEFSTPTLLIISVLMFIGASPSSVGGGIRTTTFAIVLLAIFSFSRGKKSVKIFRRELDPDDVIKSFVVISVAIFICGSAVIFLSAYEPFPLLHIIFEVASAFGTTGLSMGITPDLSPLGKQIIIVLMFIGRIGIFSFLFIVRGKETHEHYHFPKEKVIIG, encoded by the coding sequence ATGTTTAGCCAACGTAAGTGGTTTAACATTAAACTTACTTCAGTTCAGATGATTGTCTTGTTTTACCTTGTTGCAGTAATTACTGCAACAATCCTATTCAGCTTACCAATTTCTCATAAACCTGGTGTTGAACTAAGTTTTCTAGATGCGATTTTTACGGCAGTAAGCGCTGTTAGCGTTACTGGATTAACTGTCGTCTCCACTGCTGATACGTTTAGCGTAACTGGAATCTTTATGTTAGCCTTCGTCCTTCAATTTGGCGGAATTGGAATTATGACTCTTGGCACGTTTATTTGGTTAATCCTCGGAAAAAAAATTGGTTTAAGAGAACGGCAGCTAATTATGACTGATCAAAACAGAGGAACGTTTTCAGGGCTTGTTCAATTAACCCGAGAGATATTCAAATTAATTGTAATTATTGAAGCCATTGGAGCTGTTATTTTAGGTTTATATTTTCTGAAGTATTTTCCAACCTGGCAAGAAGCATTCTTACAAGGATTTTTCGCGTCGGTTAGTGCAACGACAAACGCTGGGTTCGATATAACTGGTACTTCACTCATGCCATTTGCTGATGATTATTTTGTACAATCAATAAATATGATTTTATTAATTCTAGGCGCCATTGGATTTCCAGTCCTTATGGAAGTGAAAGAATTTGTCAGAAATCGTAAGCATAAGAAAAAATTTAATTTTTCATTGTTTACCAAGCTTACAACGATTACATTTTTCGGCTTAACGATTTTGGGTACAATTTTTATCTTGATCTTTGATTGGTCAAATTTTTTACTCGATAAATCTTGGCATGAGAAGTTCTTCTATGCTTTATTTCAATCAGTAACAACGCGAAATGGTGGATTAGCAACTATGGAGGTTAGTGAGTTCTCAACTCCTACCCTATTAATAATAAGTGTCTTAATGTTCATTGGCGCTTCACCAAGTAGTGTAGGTGGTGGAATTCGAACAACAACATTTGCAATTGTCCTTTTAGCAATCTTCTCATTTTCTAGAGGGAAAAAATCTGTGAAAATTTTTCGACGCGAACTCGATCCTGATGATGTGATTAAATCATTTGTTGTTATCAGCGTCGCCATCTTTATTTGTGGATCTGCAGTTATCTTTTTGTCTGCTTACGAGCCATTTCCATTGTTGCATATTATTTTTGAAGTAGCTTCGGCTTTTGGAACAACTGGTTTATCTATGGGAATTACTCCCGATCTAAGTCCACTAGGCAAACAAATCATTATTGTATTAATGTTTATCGGCAGGATCGGTATTTTCTCATTTTTATTTATAGTAAGAGGCAAAGAAACACACGAGCATTATCATTTCCCTAAAGAAAAAGTGATTATCGGTTAA
- a CDS encoding TrkA family potassium uptake protein encodes MKKQFAVIGLGRFGGSVCKELYTMGHEVLAIDLNEDRVNNFARFSTHAVVANATDENALLSLGIRNFEYVVVAIGDNIQASILCTLLLKEMNVKQVWVKAQNPYHHKVVERIGADRIIHPEHDMGVRIAHYLVSEKIIDYIELSPEYSIMELIASKKVSNRTIAELDIRAKFGCTILGIKRGEAVIISPTPDQEIYENDILIVIGHNKDLKRFEDEGL; translated from the coding sequence ATGAAAAAGCAATTTGCTGTTATTGGCCTTGGTCGTTTCGGTGGGAGTGTTTGTAAAGAACTTTATACAATGGGTCATGAGGTATTGGCGATCGATTTAAATGAAGATAGAGTTAATAATTTTGCAAGATTCTCAACACATGCAGTTGTTGCAAATGCAACAGATGAAAATGCACTGCTTTCATTAGGCATTAGAAATTTTGAATATGTTGTAGTTGCGATTGGTGATAACATCCAAGCAAGTATTTTATGTACACTTTTGCTAAAAGAAATGAATGTGAAGCAAGTTTGGGTAAAGGCTCAAAATCCATATCATCATAAAGTAGTTGAACGGATTGGAGCCGACCGTATTATCCATCCTGAACATGATATGGGTGTAAGAATTGCCCATTATTTAGTATCGGAAAAAATTATCGATTATATTGAGCTTTCTCCTGAATACAGTATTATGGAATTAATTGCATCTAAGAAAGTGAGTAACAGGACAATTGCTGAATTAGATATCAGGGCAAAGTTTGGATGTACAATATTAGGAATTAAACGTGGTGAAGCTGTTATCATTTCACCTACCCCCGATCAAGAAATTTACGAGAATGATATCTTAATAGTCATAGGTCATAACAAGGATTTAAAACGCTTTGAAGATGAGGGACTCTAA